One stretch of Planococcus sp. PAMC 21323 DNA includes these proteins:
- a CDS encoding MgtC/SapB family protein — protein sequence MEFFSALEVSSLETFFKLLIAALLSLVIGLERELKRKPVGLKTSIVISTFSCLITIISIESAYIAQGSEYDNVNITMDPLRLASQIVSGIGFLGAGVILKRGNDSISGLTTAAMIWGAGGIGIAVAAGFYIEAVTAVLIVLFAIEVLPPLLFKFGPTRLKMVEANIKVVVTERSAIREVLDELKAGGSIVESLSITHSDKESSFSSHELSIRMSVSNDKDTIDLYQELSDMEKVKEVEIELI from the coding sequence ATGGAGTTTTTCAGTGCTTTGGAAGTTTCTTCATTAGAAACTTTCTTTAAACTTCTTATAGCTGCTCTATTGAGTTTAGTAATTGGTTTAGAAAGAGAATTAAAACGAAAACCTGTTGGATTAAAAACCAGTATCGTTATTTCAACATTTAGTTGTTTAATCACAATTATCTCCATTGAATCTGCCTATATTGCACAAGGCAGTGAATATGATAATGTTAATATTACAATGGATCCTTTACGTCTAGCCTCACAGATCGTTTCAGGTATTGGATTTTTAGGAGCTGGCGTGATTTTAAAGCGCGGAAATGATTCTATTTCGGGGTTAACGACCGCAGCTATGATTTGGGGTGCAGGTGGAATTGGTATTGCTGTTGCAGCAGGATTTTATATCGAAGCCGTAACAGCAGTACTTATTGTTCTTTTTGCAATAGAAGTGTTACCCCCACTTCTTTTTAAATTCGGACCAACTCGGCTAAAAATGGTCGAAGCAAACATTAAAGTAGTGGTTACTGAACGTTCAGCTATTCGGGAGGTGTTAGATGAATTAAAAGCAGGTGGTTCTATTGTAGAAAGTTTGTCCATTACCCATTCAGACAAGGAAAGCTCTTTTTCTTCTCATGAGTTATCAATTCGTATGTCTGTTTCAAACGATAAAGATACCATTGATCTTTATCAAGAACTATCGGATATGGAAAAAGTTAAGGAAGTAGAAATTGAACTAATTTAA
- a CDS encoding sigma-54-dependent Fis family transcriptional regulator, whose product MKPEDIDLSPFYKFAGEHVAIGIHAIDTKGKTILYNNKMREIEGFDFEELADRSLLEMFRFDQHESTLLQVLQSGTPVFSVKQTYWNRKGQEITTINDTYPVVEKGALIGAIELSRDVTTLERVIYQPLKKYDEPITFSAISAVSKSMKKVIDTAEKAATAKLPVLLVGESGTGKELIAEAIHWAQSSIRHMYTLYCHGTDGTIIDKLGEDIKQMGDGTIYCERIDLLPLALQEQLLTMAEERSRGNTYFIASVGEDPVELIASNKLLKDLYYFFAAMTIKVEPLRSRKEDILPFVEDYFSRHRMKVGSVVHGLDAEVTELLHDYDWPGNLKELELLLDEVTSMLTTQEIVTADMLPHHFKLKSHDNGTQKPEDFIVQSTTELLPLEEYLFEAEMYYLQKAMDLHNGNVTKAAAALGMSRQNLQYRLRKIKKNEAQT is encoded by the coding sequence TTGAAACCGGAAGATATCGATTTATCACCGTTTTATAAATTTGCTGGAGAGCACGTGGCTATTGGGATTCACGCCATCGATACAAAAGGAAAAACGATTTTATACAATAATAAAATGCGTGAAATTGAAGGCTTTGATTTTGAGGAACTTGCCGACCGTTCATTGCTTGAAATGTTTCGTTTTGACCAACACGAGAGTACTTTACTACAAGTGTTGCAAAGTGGTACACCTGTTTTTAGCGTTAAACAAACTTATTGGAACCGCAAAGGTCAGGAAATAACTACGATCAATGATACCTACCCTGTAGTGGAAAAAGGTGCGTTAATTGGTGCAATTGAATTATCTAGAGATGTTACTACACTTGAAAGAGTAATTTACCAACCGTTAAAAAAATACGATGAACCGATCACCTTTTCTGCAATATCCGCTGTTTCAAAAAGCATGAAAAAAGTTATCGATACTGCTGAAAAAGCTGCAACTGCAAAACTACCGGTCTTATTAGTTGGTGAATCAGGAACTGGTAAAGAATTAATTGCTGAGGCTATTCACTGGGCACAATCTTCTATTAGACATATGTATACACTCTACTGCCACGGAACAGACGGCACCATCATTGACAAATTAGGAGAAGATATTAAGCAAATGGGCGATGGAACGATTTACTGTGAAAGAATTGATTTGTTACCTTTGGCTTTGCAGGAGCAATTATTGACAATGGCCGAGGAACGTTCGCGTGGAAATACGTATTTTATCGCCAGTGTAGGTGAAGACCCGGTCGAATTGATCGCATCAAACAAACTACTAAAAGATTTGTATTATTTCTTTGCGGCAATGACGATTAAAGTTGAACCATTGAGATCGCGCAAAGAAGATATTTTACCGTTTGTAGAGGATTACTTTTCCCGCCATCGCATGAAAGTAGGATCCGTCGTTCATGGACTTGATGCTGAAGTAACGGAATTATTGCATGACTACGATTGGCCAGGAAATTTAAAAGAACTTGAGTTATTGCTTGATGAAGTCACTTCTATGTTGACTACGCAGGAAATTGTAACGGCAGATATGTTGCCCCATCACTTTAAGTTAAAGAGTCATGATAACGGTACGCAAAAACCTGAAGATTTTATCGTTCAGTCTACTACGGAGTTATTGCCACTGGAGGAATATTTGTTTGAAGCTGAAATGTATTACTTACAAAAGGCGATGGATTTGCATAATGGCAATGTAACGAAAGCTGCAGCTGCTCTTGGTATGAGCCGTCAAAATCTTCAATACCGTTTACGGAAAATCAAAAAAAACGAAGCGCAGACATAA
- a CDS encoding cation diffusion facilitator family transporter, translated as MKEFFGLLKKGNKPSLTAAIINTFIAIMKGVAFFFTGNVAMFAETMHSIGDAANQYFVFIGSALSKKAPTKKFPNGFGRLLNIVLLGAVLIVGVMAYETIIEGWHQLSAPVEAEGFIISVVVLSIAILLEFFVLYKAGKEILHEAGVTGGAMAPLTTSFAHLNRAKPATKLVFLEDLVATAGGVLALVAVLIAHYTGFLQVEGAASIAIGLMMLYVVGKVFMDNARGAIGETDEQMVNHIAHILSDHPDVRDIRELEVVKEGEFLHVETKIEVDPQLTVIQADALQDRLAEIILSQPSVDDVIVSLDADDGETHWKHLSKRPENLNPK; from the coding sequence ATGAAAGAGTTTTTTGGTTTACTGAAAAAGGGCAATAAGCCGTCATTGACGGCAGCAATCATTAATACATTTATCGCAATTATGAAAGGTGTAGCATTCTTTTTTACCGGAAACGTTGCCATGTTCGCTGAAACAATGCACTCGATCGGAGATGCGGCTAACCAATACTTTGTTTTTATCGGTTCAGCTCTTTCTAAGAAAGCACCAACAAAAAAGTTCCCGAATGGTTTTGGGCGCTTATTGAATATTGTACTCTTAGGTGCGGTACTTATCGTTGGAGTCATGGCTTATGAAACAATTATTGAAGGATGGCATCAATTATCCGCTCCAGTAGAAGCTGAAGGATTCATTATAAGTGTCGTGGTATTATCTATCGCTATTCTTCTTGAATTTTTTGTTCTATATAAAGCGGGTAAAGAAATTCTGCATGAAGCAGGAGTCACAGGTGGAGCAATGGCACCTCTTACAACAAGCTTTGCCCATTTAAATCGAGCAAAACCTGCTACAAAATTAGTGTTCTTAGAAGATTTAGTCGCTACTGCAGGTGGGGTTTTAGCATTGGTTGCTGTATTGATTGCACATTATACAGGGTTTCTACAAGTTGAAGGTGCTGCGTCTATCGCAATCGGTCTTATGATGCTGTATGTTGTCGGCAAAGTCTTTATGGATAATGCACGTGGAGCAATCGGTGAAACAGATGAACAAATGGTCAACCACATCGCTCACATCTTAAGTGATCATCCCGATGTTCGAGACATCCGCGAGTTAGAAGTAGTGAAAGAAGGAGAATTCCTTCATGTGGAAACTAAAATTGAAGTCGATCCACAACTAACTGTGATTCAAGCTGATGCTTTACAAGATCGTTTAGCAGAAATAATTCTAAGTCAACCAAGTGTAGATGACGTTATCGTTTCACTTGATGCAGATGATGGTGAAACACATTGGAAGCATTTAAGTAAACGTCCAGAAAATCTTAATCCAAAATAA
- a CDS encoding sodium-dependent transporter: MKTRDQWSSKFGFILAAAGSAIGLGAIWKFPYETGANGGSVFILLFILSTVLIGLPVLLAEFVIGRRGQADAVSGLKKQAPGKPWYLIGWSGFFFSFLILSFYSVVGGWVLSYLGRSILFQLSGLEDSEFADLFGGIITNPWEVLIAQAAFMGLTVWIVAGGIKGGIERASKIMMPALLIFFVVLMVRSLTLDGAMEGVRFMFVPDWSFFNFETALVALGQAFFSLSVGVAGMITYASYLSKSENLTRSSVSVVSLNIVISIMAGLIIFPAVFALGYTPDQGPGLVFIILPAIFDQLFMGQFLMIIFFILLLFATLTSSISMLEIAVSIGVKSKYDRRRRIAIIFGLMIFIVGIPSALSFGVMPQEVFFGMTFFDLMDTLTSRIGLPLGALFTAIFAGYVLTKEDVHNELSQQKIWVDIWRVLVRYVAPAAIIVVFIRGLIAIF; this comes from the coding sequence TTGAAAACACGTGACCAATGGAGTTCTAAGTTTGGCTTTATATTAGCGGCAGCAGGAAGCGCCATCGGCTTAGGAGCAATTTGGAAATTTCCATATGAAACCGGTGCGAATGGCGGCAGTGTCTTTATCTTACTGTTTATACTTAGTACAGTACTAATCGGCTTGCCCGTTTTACTTGCTGAATTTGTAATTGGTCGTAGAGGTCAAGCAGATGCGGTTAGTGGACTTAAAAAACAAGCACCCGGCAAACCGTGGTATTTAATTGGCTGGTCTGGATTTTTCTTTTCATTTCTAATTTTGTCTTTTTACAGTGTTGTTGGCGGTTGGGTATTGTCTTACTTGGGTCGCTCCATCCTGTTTCAGCTGTCTGGATTAGAAGATAGTGAATTTGCCGACTTGTTTGGTGGAATCATTACAAATCCGTGGGAAGTGCTAATCGCTCAAGCTGCCTTCATGGGCTTAACTGTTTGGATTGTAGCAGGAGGCATTAAAGGCGGGATTGAACGTGCAAGCAAAATCATGATGCCTGCGTTACTCATTTTCTTCGTTGTGTTAATGGTTCGTTCATTAACGCTTGATGGCGCAATGGAAGGCGTACGTTTTATGTTTGTTCCTGACTGGTCTTTCTTTAATTTTGAAACTGCATTAGTTGCACTTGGTCAAGCGTTCTTCTCGCTAAGTGTGGGTGTTGCAGGGATGATAACTTACGCTTCTTATTTATCAAAATCAGAAAACTTAACACGCTCATCCGTTAGTGTAGTGTCTTTAAACATTGTTATTTCAATAATGGCAGGGTTGATCATTTTCCCAGCAGTGTTTGCTTTAGGTTATACACCTGACCAAGGCCCTGGATTGGTATTTATCATTTTACCCGCTATTTTTGACCAATTGTTTATGGGGCAATTTTTAATGATTATCTTCTTTATTTTATTACTATTTGCAACTTTAACTTCTTCGATTTCTATGTTGGAAATTGCAGTTTCAATTGGTGTTAAAAGTAAATATGATCGTCGTCGCCGGATTGCCATCATTTTTGGCTTAATGATTTTCATCGTCGGAATTCCAAGTGCATTGTCTTTCGGTGTTATGCCACAAGAAGTTTTCTTCGGGATGACATTCTTCGATCTAATGGACACATTAACAAGTAGAATCGGCTTACCACTCGGTGCATTGTTTACTGCGATTTTCGCAGGCTATGTGTTAACAAAAGAAGATGTGCATAATGAATTGTCTCAACAAAAAATTTGGGTCGACATTTGGCGTGTACTCGTGCGTTACGTTGCACCAGCCGCTATCATCGTCGTGTTTATCCGTGGCTTAATCGCTATTTTTTAA
- a CDS encoding iron-containing alcohol dehydrogenase, producing the protein MNAFSFYNPVKLIFGQGQLKAVKEELPKFGKKVLLVYGGGSVKKSGLYDEVIQTLAEANLEVFELAGVEPNPRISTAKKGIEICKKEGIDMLLAVGGGSVIDCTKLIACGAKYDGDAWDLVSRKAQPEEALPFGTVLTIAATGSEMNAGSVITNEETQEKYGWGSPLSFPQFSILDPTYTLTVPENHTVYGIVDMMSHIFEQYFNDATSTPVQDRMCEGVLKAVIETAPKLMDDLQSYEHRETIMFAGTMALNKFLEMGYRGDWGSHNIEHAVSAVYDIPHAGGLAILFPQWMRHNVKVNPARFAQMAVRVFDVNPEGKSEEEIAYEGIDRLSAFWTSLGAPTRLDYYDIDDSKIDSMVDKAMVYGEFGNFAKLKGEDVKEILQASL; encoded by the coding sequence ATGAACGCATTTTCATTTTACAACCCAGTAAAACTTATTTTTGGTCAGGGTCAGCTTAAAGCTGTGAAAGAAGAGTTGCCGAAATTTGGTAAGAAAGTATTGCTAGTATATGGTGGAGGCAGCGTTAAAAAAAGCGGTCTTTATGACGAAGTTATTCAAACTTTAGCTGAAGCTAATCTTGAAGTTTTTGAACTAGCAGGAGTCGAACCTAATCCACGTATTTCAACCGCTAAAAAAGGGATCGAAATTTGTAAAAAAGAAGGCATTGATATGCTGTTAGCAGTTGGTGGAGGTTCAGTTATTGACTGTACAAAACTTATCGCTTGTGGCGCGAAATACGACGGCGATGCATGGGACCTAGTTTCTCGTAAAGCACAGCCAGAAGAAGCCCTACCTTTTGGAACAGTATTAACTATTGCTGCAACAGGTTCAGAAATGAATGCAGGATCAGTTATTACAAATGAAGAAACTCAAGAGAAATATGGCTGGGGAAGCCCGTTATCATTTCCACAATTTTCAATACTAGATCCAACATATACGTTAACAGTACCGGAAAACCACACAGTTTACGGAATTGTGGATATGATGTCTCACATCTTTGAACAATATTTCAATGATGCAACGAGCACGCCAGTTCAAGACCGGATGTGTGAAGGTGTGTTGAAAGCAGTGATCGAAACAGCGCCGAAATTAATGGATGACCTTCAAAGCTATGAGCACCGCGAAACAATTATGTTCGCAGGTACTATGGCATTGAACAAATTCCTCGAAATGGGTTATAGAGGAGACTGGGGTTCACATAATATCGAACATGCAGTGTCTGCAGTTTACGACATCCCACATGCTGGCGGATTAGCAATTTTATTCCCGCAATGGATGCGTCATAATGTAAAAGTAAATCCAGCTCGTTTTGCTCAAATGGCAGTTCGCGTATTTGACGTAAATCCAGAAGGTAAGTCAGAAGAAGAAATCGCTTATGAAGGAATCGATCGCTTGTCAGCATTCTGGACTTCATTAGGCGCACCAACTCGTTTAGACTACTATGATATCGATGATTCAAAAATCGATTCAATGGTTGATAAAGCGATGGTCTATGGTGAGTTCGGTAACTTTGCAAAATTAAAAGGCGAAGACGTAAAAGAAATTTTACAAGCTTCACTATAA
- a CDS encoding Glu/Leu/Phe/Val family dehydrogenase, whose amino-acid sequence MAENLNLLTSTQDVIKTALDKLGYEEAMYELLKEPMRMLEVRIPVRMDDGKTKVFTGFRAQHSDAVGPTKGGVRFHPDVNREEVIALSMWMTLKCGIVELPYGGAKGGIICDPREMSMHEIEKLSRGYVRAISQFVGPNKDIPAPDVFTNSQIMAWMYDEYSKIDEFNSPGFITGKPIVLGGSQGRDKATAQGVTICINEAAKKRGLDMQGARVVIQGFGNAGSFLAKFLHDAGAKVVGISDAYGALHDPDGLDIDYLLDRRDSFGTVTTLFDNTITNKELFELDCDILVPAAIANQITKENANDIKASIVVEAANGPTTAEATKMLTERGILLVPDVLASSGGVTVSYFEWVQNNQGYYWTQEEVDEKLNKKLIDAFENVYNVATTRNIDMRLAAYMVGARRTAEASRFRGWV is encoded by the coding sequence ATGGCTGAAAACTTGAACTTGTTGACGTCTACGCAGGATGTTATTAAAACTGCATTAGATAAGCTTGGATACGAAGAGGCGATGTACGAGCTTTTAAAAGAACCAATGAGAATGTTAGAAGTACGCATTCCGGTCCGTATGGATGATGGCAAAACAAAAGTCTTTACCGGATTCCGCGCACAACACAGTGATGCGGTTGGTCCGACAAAAGGTGGAGTTCGTTTCCACCCGGATGTAAATCGTGAAGAAGTAATTGCCTTATCAATGTGGATGACATTAAAATGTGGAATTGTAGAATTACCTTACGGCGGAGCAAAAGGTGGCATTATTTGTGACCCACGCGAAATGTCCATGCACGAGATTGAGAAATTGAGCCGTGGATATGTCCGCGCAATTAGTCAATTTGTTGGACCAAACAAAGATATTCCAGCACCAGATGTATTCACCAACTCACAAATCATGGCTTGGATGTACGATGAATACAGCAAAATTGATGAATTTAACTCACCTGGTTTTATTACAGGTAAGCCGATTGTTCTTGGTGGATCTCAAGGCCGTGACAAAGCAACTGCTCAAGGTGTAACCATTTGTATTAACGAAGCAGCAAAAAAACGTGGTTTGGATATGCAAGGTGCACGCGTTGTTATTCAAGGTTTTGGGAATGCAGGAAGTTTCCTTGCGAAATTCCTTCATGACGCAGGTGCGAAAGTAGTAGGGATTTCAGACGCATATGGTGCTCTTCATGACCCAGATGGTTTGGATATTGATTATTTACTAGATCGCCGTGACAGCTTTGGAACAGTTACTACATTGTTTGACAACACCATTACAAATAAAGAATTATTTGAATTGGATTGTGACATTTTAGTACCTGCAGCTATCGCTAATCAAATCACAAAAGAAAATGCTAACGACATTAAAGCTTCTATTGTAGTTGAGGCAGCTAACGGCCCAACAACTGCAGAAGCAACGAAAATGCTAACAGAGCGTGGTATTCTTTTGGTACCTGACGTTCTAGCAAGTTCTGGTGGAGTTACAGTTTCTTACTTTGAGTGGGTACAAAATAACCAAGGTTATTATTGGACACAAGAAGAAGTCGACGAAAAACTTAACAAGAAATTAATCGACGCATTTGAAAACGTATATAACGTGGCAACTACTCGTAATATTGATATGCGTTTAGCAGCATATATGGTCGGCGCTCGTAGAACTGCAGAAGCTTCACGCTTCCGTGGTTGGGTTTAA
- a CDS encoding ornithine--oxo-acid transaminase produces the protein MTQTQTIIEQTEKFGANNYHPLPIVITEAEGVWVKDPEGNKFMDMLSAYSAVNQGHRHPKIIQALKDQADRVTLTSRAFHNDKLAPWYQLICDISGKEMALPMNTGAEAVETAFKAARRWAYDVKGVAENQAEVIACDGNFHGRTMTAVSLSSDPEYRRGFGPMLPGINLIPFGDLEALKNAITPNTAAFLIEPIQGEAGIIMPPEGFLKAARELCRENNVLFIADEIQCGLARTGKMFACEWEDVNPDMYILGKALGGGVFPISCVVANKDILGVFNPGSHGSTFGGNPLACAVSVASLEVLLDEKLSERSQELGEYFMGKLREITHPSVKEVRGRGLFIGMELTEAARPYCEQLKELGLLCKETHDTVIRFAPPLIITKEELDWAIERIQKVFAN, from the coding sequence ATGACACAAACACAAACTATTATTGAACAAACAGAAAAATTTGGTGCTAATAACTATCATCCACTTCCAATCGTTATCACAGAGGCAGAAGGTGTATGGGTAAAAGATCCAGAAGGCAATAAATTTATGGATATGTTGTCGGCTTATTCGGCTGTTAACCAAGGTCACCGTCACCCGAAAATTATTCAAGCATTAAAAGATCAAGCAGACCGCGTTACATTAACGTCACGGGCTTTCCATAACGACAAATTAGCTCCATGGTACCAATTAATTTGCGATATTTCAGGTAAAGAAATGGCGTTACCAATGAATACTGGTGCGGAAGCAGTTGAGACCGCTTTCAAAGCTGCGCGTCGTTGGGCTTATGATGTAAAAGGCGTTGCTGAAAATCAAGCAGAAGTTATTGCTTGCGACGGAAACTTCCACGGTCGTACGATGACAGCTGTTTCTTTATCATCAGATCCTGAATACCGTAGAGGCTTTGGACCAATGCTACCAGGCATTAACTTAATTCCTTTTGGAGATTTAGAAGCATTGAAAAATGCCATTACACCAAACACTGCTGCATTCTTAATCGAACCAATTCAAGGAGAAGCAGGAATTATTATGCCTCCTGAAGGATTCTTAAAAGCTGCAAGAGAACTTTGCCGCGAAAACAACGTACTATTTATTGCGGATGAAATTCAATGTGGCCTTGCACGTACAGGGAAAATGTTTGCTTGTGAATGGGAAGATGTAAACCCGGACATGTATATTTTAGGAAAAGCACTTGGCGGAGGAGTATTCCCGATTTCATGTGTGGTTGCTAATAAAGACATTCTTGGCGTATTCAACCCAGGATCACACGGTTCGACTTTCGGTGGGAACCCACTTGCATGTGCAGTGTCAGTTGCTTCATTAGAAGTTTTACTTGATGAAAAATTATCAGAACGCTCTCAAGAACTAGGTGAATATTTCATGGGCAAATTACGTGAAATCACACACCCTTCTGTAAAAGAAGTTAGAGGCCGTGGGTTATTTATCGGTATGGAATTAACAGAAGCAGCAAGACCGTATTGCGAACAGTTAAAAGAATTAGGTCTATTATGTAAAGAAACACATGATACAGTTATTCGTTTCGCTCCACCTTTGATTATCACAAAAGAAGAATTGGATTGGGCGATCGAACGCATCCAAAAAGTATTCGCTAATTAA
- the pruA gene encoding L-glutamate gamma-semialdehyde dehydrogenase, producing the protein MIPYKHEPFTDFSIEKNRTDYLEGLKTVEAYLGQDYPLIIGGERITTEDKIISFNPANKEELIGRVSKSNKELAEQAMQAADEAFKTWKKVKPEIRADVLMRAAAIVRRRKHEFSALLTKEAGKPWNEADADTAEAIDFMEYYARQMLRLKDGMHVESRPGEDNRYDYIPLGVGVVISPWNFAFAIMAGTAVAAMVAGNTVLLKPASTTPVVAYKFIEVLEEAGMPAGVVNFIPGPGAEVGDYLVDHPNTRFISFTGSKEVGLRIAERSSKVNKGQIWMKRLIAEMGGKNTMVIDKDGDLELAAQSIVKSAFGFSGQKCSAGSRAVIVEDVYDTVLERVIELTKELTIGDPTDQSNYMGPVIDGNSYDKIMSYIEIGKQEGRLVAGGDGDNSKGFFVNPTVFADLDPQARIMQEEIFGPVVGLMKAKDFDHALEIANNTEYGLTGGVITNNRANLEKAREEFHVGNLYFNRGCTGAIVGYQSFGGFNMSGTDSKAGGPDYIVLHMQAKTTSEMY; encoded by the coding sequence ATGATTCCCTACAAACACGAACCATTCACAGATTTTTCAATTGAGAAGAATCGCACAGATTATCTAGAGGGCTTGAAAACAGTTGAAGCTTATTTAGGACAAGATTATCCGTTAATTATTGGTGGAGAACGAATCACTACTGAAGATAAAATTATTTCTTTCAACCCAGCTAACAAAGAGGAATTGATCGGACGAGTTTCAAAATCAAATAAAGAATTAGCTGAACAAGCAATGCAAGCAGCTGATGAAGCTTTTAAAACATGGAAAAAAGTAAAACCTGAAATTCGCGCAGATGTGTTAATGAGAGCAGCTGCGATTGTACGTCGTCGCAAACACGAATTCTCTGCACTTTTAACAAAAGAAGCAGGTAAGCCTTGGAACGAAGCAGATGCAGATACAGCTGAAGCAATTGACTTCATGGAATACTATGCTCGTCAAATGCTACGTCTTAAAGACGGTATGCATGTAGAAAGCCGTCCGGGCGAAGATAACCGTTACGACTATATTCCATTGGGAGTAGGCGTTGTTATCTCACCTTGGAACTTTGCTTTCGCAATCATGGCTGGAACAGCTGTTGCAGCGATGGTAGCAGGTAACACAGTGCTATTAAAACCAGCATCGACAACTCCAGTTGTTGCTTATAAGTTTATCGAAGTTCTTGAAGAAGCGGGAATGCCTGCAGGCGTTGTTAACTTTATTCCTGGACCAGGAGCTGAAGTGGGCGACTACTTAGTCGATCACCCGAACACTCGCTTTATCTCATTTACAGGTTCAAAAGAAGTAGGTCTTCGCATTGCAGAACGTTCTTCTAAAGTAAACAAAGGACAAATCTGGATGAAACGCTTGATCGCTGAAATGGGCGGTAAAAACACGATGGTCATCGATAAAGACGGAGACCTTGAGCTTGCAGCACAATCAATTGTGAAATCTGCTTTCGGCTTTAGTGGACAAAAATGTTCGGCTGGATCACGTGCAGTTATCGTTGAAGATGTGTACGATACAGTACTTGAACGCGTTATCGAATTGACAAAAGAATTGACAATCGGTGACCCTACTGATCAATCAAACTACATGGGGCCAGTTATTGATGGCAACTCGTACGATAAAATCATGAGCTATATCGAAATTGGTAAACAAGAAGGACGTCTTGTAGCTGGTGGAGACGGAGACAATTCTAAAGGTTTCTTCGTAAACCCAACTGTCTTCGCTGACCTTGACCCACAAGCTCGTATTATGCAGGAAGAAATCTTTGGTCCAGTTGTAGGATTGATGAAAGCTAAAGATTTTGACCATGCACTAGAAATTGCGAACAATACAGAATACGGTTTAACTGGCGGAGTTATCACTAACAACCGTGCTAACCTTGAAAAAGCGCGTGAAGAGTTCCATGTTGGTAACTTATACTTCAACCGCGGCTGCACAGGCGCGATCGTTGGATATCAGTCATTCGGTGGATTCAATATGTCTGGAACTGACTCAAAAGCAGGCGGCCCAGATTATATCGTTCTTCACATGCAAGCAAAAACTACTTCTGAAATGTATTAA
- the yugI gene encoding S1 domain-containing post-transcriptional regulator GSP13 produces the protein MTKTYQTGDTVSGKVTGIQPYGAFVALDDQTQGLVHISEITHGYVKEVSEYLEVGQEVDVKVLEVDSKSKKISLSIRALQEQPVAAQKTEKPKQSLQSHVNESDSEGFNSLKEKMQEWIKRSGQ, from the coding sequence ATGACAAAAACATACCAAACAGGCGATACGGTTTCAGGAAAAGTTACAGGAATCCAGCCATACGGCGCATTCGTAGCTTTAGATGACCAAACTCAAGGATTGGTTCACATTTCAGAAATCACTCACGGTTACGTGAAAGAAGTTAGTGAATATTTGGAAGTAGGACAAGAAGTTGACGTGAAAGTATTGGAAGTTGATTCGAAATCTAAAAAAATCAGCTTATCAATCCGCGCACTTCAAGAGCAGCCAGTAGCAGCTCAAAAAACTGAAAAACCAAAACAATCTCTTCAGTCACACGTGAACGAAAGTGATTCTGAAGGATTCAACTCTTTGAAAGAAAAAATGCAAGAGTGGATCAAACGTTCTGGACAGTAA